Proteins from a single region of Heterodontus francisci isolate sHetFra1 chromosome 29, sHetFra1.hap1, whole genome shotgun sequence:
- the LOC137345959 gene encoding cephalotocin receptor 2-like yields the protein MGRQALPIEMLYPILAVIGIPGKKCGLSRGITRYMMAMAVGDLMVLIFNVIVNEIIKYHFPDSLLNYTSACRFSAFMQGFSIQLSIWFTMSFTFDRFVAICCQKLKSRYCTERSATMVITTMCVLNILINIPMPFRYEPDYILNNIQWGCRTITGYFTSPAWKVHQWITILSSTLLPIPLLLLFNSLTVRHILLASRARKALKNHNNGKNGSDPEMKNRRTSIILLFAISGTFIVLSAPITVIHICVGVTQTVYFQGSNSLYLAIRITFLLMCTSSCTNTCIYALTQRRFRAEIKNMVKYPYYLIVKLFK from the exons ATGGGACGACAGGCACTTCCGATAGAAATGTTGTATCCGATTCTCGCAGTTATTGGCATTCCTGGTAA GAAATGCGGTCTTTCCAGAGGAATCACTCGTTATATGATGGCCATGGCAGTGGGAGACCTCATGGTCCTTATCTTTAATGTTATTGTGAACGAAATCATCAAGTATCATTTTCCAGATTCATTGCTGAACTACACTTCCGCGTGTCGTTTTAGTGCCTTCATGCAAGGGTTTAGCATTCAGCTCTCTATCTGGTTCACAATGTCGTTCACCTTTGACCGTTTTGTCGCAATTTGTTGCCAGAAATTGAAATCAAGATATTGCACCGAAAGGTCAGCCACCATGGTTATAACGACCATGTGTGTGCTCAACATTTTGATCAATATTCCCATGCCTTTCCGCTATGAGCCCGATTACATTCTCAACAATATACAGTGGGGCTGCCGCACCATCACAGGATATTTTACTTCACCCGCATGGAAGGTTCACCAATGGATTACTATCCTCTCAAGTACATTACTTCCAATTCCTTTGCTGCTGCTGTTCAACTCTCTCACCGTCAGGCACATCTTATTAGCCAGCAGAGCTCGCAAAGCCCTGAAGAACCACAACAATGGGAAAAACGGCAGTGATCCCGAGATGAAGAACAGAAGAACATCCATCATTCTACTCTTTGCTATCTCGGGCACTTTTATTGTGTTGTCGGCCCCTATTACCGTAATACACATCTGTGTCGGTGTCACACAGACAGTCTATTTCCAAGGTTCAAACTCACTTTATTTGGCAATTAGAATCACATTTCTGTTGATGTGCACCAGCTCCTGtacaaacacttgtatttatgcaCTGACACAGAGGAGATTCAGAGCAGAGATCAAAAATATGGTGAAATATCCGTattatctcattgttaaattatttaAATAA